A single window of Candidatus Falkowbacteria bacterium DNA harbors:
- a CDS encoding GNAT family N-acetyltransferase — translation MNVKMKMSGEEDFCHLKTVYELLFTENRNSLVAYKSMEELLKEFLNAQAGLLFVDSELVAYSSFKVWNSCVEMMSLVVKHEFRGKGLATKLRFFVLQSALKTFPDKSVVSLPNEYSVNIVERNGFVSANKLTMPMELRESCVNCLEESDFPDCHCFYYVLPK, via the coding sequence ATGAATGTAAAAATGAAGATGTCTGGCGAAGAAGATTTTTGTCACCTGAAAACTGTTTATGAACTGCTATTCACGGAGAACCGTAACAGTCTGGTTGCTTACAAAAGTATGGAAGAATTACTAAAAGAATTCCTCAATGCGCAAGCTGGATTATTGTTTGTTGACAGTGAACTGGTTGCCTATAGTTCATTTAAAGTGTGGAACAGTTGCGTTGAAATGATGAGCTTGGTAGTAAAGCATGAATTCCGTGGAAAAGGTTTGGCTACGAAGCTACGTTTCTTTGTGCTTCAGTCAGCTTTAAAAACGTTTCCAGACAAGTCAGTAGTTTCTTTGCCCAACGAGTATTCTGTGAATATCGTCGAGCGGAATGGCTTTGTAAGTGCGAACAAGCTGACAATGCCAATGGAATTACGTGAATCTTGTGTGAATTGCTTGGAAGAGAGTGATTTTCCAGATTGCCATTGCTTCTATTACGTGTTGCCGAAGTAG
- a CDS encoding GNAT family N-acetyltransferase — MRISYVNHEKKCGFVELMLNFIILSHYFYHEKHLLWNGPWSLMRQYLKGLSVLAFDGRKIIGHITLWPLEGNWYESGSMWVHPDYRRHGVGILIKRKLIEKSEHLNVLSTTTNPIVMKMNEGLGISNPDFWDLPENIHRATCICSAEKMRTDCWDKCELKNDQCQLFVRFWK; from the coding sequence ATGAGAATCAGTTACGTGAATCATGAGAAAAAGTGTGGCTTTGTTGAACTGATGTTAAACTTCATAATTCTGTCTCACTATTTTTACCACGAAAAGCATTTGCTCTGGAACGGTCCCTGGTCATTGATGAGACAATATTTAAAGGGACTTTCCGTACTTGCCTTTGATGGACGGAAAATAATTGGTCATATCACATTGTGGCCACTTGAAGGGAATTGGTATGAATCTGGCTCAATGTGGGTTCATCCTGATTACAGAAGACACGGTGTGGGAATCTTGATAAAAAGGAAGTTAATAGAAAAGAGTGAACACTTGAATGTTCTATCAACTACGACTAATCCTATTGTTATGAAGATGAACGAAGGATTAGGGATTTCTAATCCAGACTTCTGGGATCTCCCGGAAAATATTCACCGGGCTACCTGTATTTGTTCGGCTGAGAAAATGCGAACTGACTGTTGGGATAAATGTGAATTGAAAAATGATCAATGTCAGTTGTTTGTTCGTTTCTGGAAATAA
- a CDS encoding HAD family phosphatase: MRKYLITLDVNGTLLDTKYRSTSPTINSVIDQLEDEGHTFLLNSNRSQEDLMHVAKIFSLRGPMIAENGCFIYNQETGAVNDLVSLETKEQLQKVQHLIHCIIEKHYPDALFFEGDTTDINKHIDVQEIPQDKKYVFIMNEFRRFTISIHVKRIEDNKFVADLDKAKEFHEHVKKEIFENNLKFKSEYTKPFANLLVCPTEYNKVAAFRELARQYPKHIKVVITDDAMDNPMRSEIDYLFVVGNASIEAKEVADFIAREEITKGVEEILLKIDGLVK, translated from the coding sequence ATGCGTAAATATTTAATAACTTTAGATGTAAATGGGACGTTGCTAGATACAAAGTATAGATCAACTTCCCCAACTATCAATTCTGTAATCGACCAACTTGAAGATGAGGGTCATACTTTTTTGTTGAATTCAAATCGGTCGCAAGAAGATTTAATGCATGTTGCAAAAATATTTAGTTTGCGTGGTCCGATGATAGCTGAAAATGGTTGTTTTATTTATAATCAAGAAACAGGCGCTGTTAACGATTTGGTTAGCTTGGAAACAAAAGAGCAATTGCAAAAAGTCCAACACTTGATACACTGCATAATTGAAAAACATTATCCAGACGCATTATTTTTCGAAGGAGATACAACGGATATTAACAAACATATTGACGTTCAGGAGATTCCACAAGATAAAAAGTATGTCTTTATTATGAATGAGTTTAGGCGTTTTACGATCAGTATTCATGTAAAAAGAATTGAAGACAATAAGTTTGTGGCGGACCTAGATAAGGCTAAAGAATTTCATGAACATGTTAAGAAAGAAATCTTTGAAAACAATTTAAAATTTAAGTCTGAATATACAAAGCCGTTTGCGAATTTGCTTGTTTGTCCAACTGAATATAACAAGGTAGCAGCATTTCGTGAGCTAGCAAGACAGTATCCAAAGCACATTAAAGTTGTAATTACGGATGATGCGATGGATAATCCAATGAGAAGTGAAATCGATTATCTCTTTGTGGTTGGCAATGCCAGCATAGAAGCCAAAGAAGTAGCTGATTTTATTGCTCGTGAGGAAATTACAAAAGGTGTAGAGGAAATATTATTAAAAATTGATGGATTAGTAAAGTAA
- the hisS gene encoding histidine--tRNA ligase, which yields MKSEILQRAKGVRDFGPKEKIARNKIVQTLQQVFESFGFNPIETPIIERSDLFASKFGIGEESDAMKETFKLKDQGLRDLVLRTEFTVPFARFVGMNPQFKKPFKRYQIGQVYRDGPIKLGRYREFWQCDVDVVGEPDLFLDAEILQLVSEAFVKLGIAVEVQINNRKILNAILNYAGIADADQVSVIISIDKLDKVGRKGVQVELENKGIAKENVATVLELITLKGNNKELLEKLETKIGDNEGISEVRQVLENVLDGSNINFVPSLARGLAYYTGNVFEVYLEDKTKFSSSVCGGGRYDSMIGGFLEDGKVYPSVGISFGLETIFDALSLSENKEMQASVVDVYIVPMKDDFIKPALKIAKTLRALDVNTDISYVNKKFKKGMEYANTYKIPWVIILGEDEIKSEKVMLRNMKTGDQKLFDVKEVAEEILKFK from the coding sequence ATGAAATCAGAAATTCTACAACGTGCTAAAGGTGTTAGAGATTTTGGCCCGAAAGAAAAAATTGCTCGCAATAAAATCGTTCAAACTTTGCAGCAAGTATTTGAATCTTTTGGTTTTAATCCAATAGAAACGCCAATCATTGAGCGCAGCGATCTATTTGCGTCTAAGTTTGGAATTGGCGAAGAGTCAGATGCCATGAAAGAAACTTTTAAGTTGAAAGATCAGGGCCTTCGAGATTTAGTTTTACGTACGGAGTTTACTGTGCCCTTTGCTCGTTTTGTAGGCATGAATCCACAATTTAAAAAGCCATTCAAACGTTATCAAATTGGCCAAGTTTATCGTGATGGTCCAATCAAACTTGGTCGTTATCGTGAATTTTGGCAATGTGATGTTGATGTAGTGGGTGAGCCGGATTTGTTTCTTGATGCTGAGATTTTACAGCTCGTAAGTGAGGCTTTTGTTAAACTTGGAATCGCAGTTGAAGTTCAGATAAACAATCGAAAAATATTGAACGCTATTCTTAATTACGCTGGCATAGCTGATGCAGATCAAGTGTCGGTAATTATTTCTATTGATAAGCTTGATAAGGTGGGAAGAAAGGGAGTCCAAGTTGAACTTGAAAACAAAGGTATTGCAAAAGAAAATGTTGCTACAGTTTTAGAATTAATCACTTTAAAAGGTAATAACAAGGAATTACTTGAAAAATTAGAGACAAAAATTGGAGATAATGAAGGTATTTCTGAAGTGAGACAAGTTTTGGAAAATGTATTAGATGGTTCTAATATTAATTTTGTTCCGAGTTTAGCTAGAGGGTTGGCTTATTACACTGGAAATGTTTTTGAAGTATATTTAGAAGATAAAACTAAGTTCAGTTCATCTGTTTGTGGTGGTGGTCGTTATGATAGCATGATTGGTGGTTTTCTGGAGGATGGAAAAGTTTATCCTTCTGTAGGTATCAGCTTTGGACTAGAAACAATATTTGATGCTTTAAGTTTGTCAGAAAATAAAGAAATGCAAGCAAGTGTAGTTGATGTTTACATTGTGCCAATGAAAGACGATTTTATTAAACCAGCCCTAAAAATAGCAAAAACATTAAGAGCGTTAGATGTAAATACAGATATCAGTTATGTAAATAAAAAGTTCAAAAAGGGAATGGAATATGCAAATACTTATAAAATACCATGGGTAATAATTCTAGGAGAAGATGAAATTAAGTCCGAAAAGGTTATGCTTCGTAATATGAAGACAGGTGATCAAAAATTGTTTGATGTGAAAGAAGTAGCAGAGGAAATTCTAAAATTTAAGTAA
- a CDS encoding M20 family metallopeptidase, producing MTTLQLLKKLICIDSQGIKSNKQIVDFIVSLFPKKLCTVTPIKKGDLDLYNLEIKIAGQSSNEPIIFSGHTDTVPVSNKWTMDPFNPIEKDGKVYGLGSSDMKAGLACMIQAAKSIKETPKQDIVFLFDADEEAGCAGGKEFMKRLSFSDAKIVICEPTGGALEIGQKGVIEVKVKFTGQASHSSRTSYKKNLESNAIHKAFQAFKKLEEYEMNLEKNEDELFGFPTQAVCMIQGGSASNVIPDECNFVINRRILPSEDIESVVQDIISLLTKVDSQVQVEISFFGEPNLLNKESPLFNQSQKISQEVLGGYDLKVTPGWTQAGLFKKWGDCLIWGPGNLSQAHMADEYCEINLLDKMVECYEKLIKENQ from the coding sequence ATGACAACATTACAATTATTGAAAAAATTAATCTGTATTGATTCACAGGGAATAAAAAGCAATAAACAAATTGTAGATTTTATTGTATCTTTGTTTCCAAAAAAGTTGTGTACAGTAACGCCGATAAAAAAAGGAGATTTAGATTTGTATAATTTAGAAATTAAAATTGCCGGACAGAGTTCGAACGAACCAATAATTTTCAGTGGACATACAGATACTGTGCCAGTTTCAAACAAATGGACAATGGATCCGTTTAATCCAATTGAGAAGGATGGCAAGGTTTATGGCTTAGGCTCAAGTGATATGAAAGCGGGATTGGCCTGTATGATCCAAGCTGCCAAATCAATCAAGGAGACACCAAAACAAGATATTGTATTCTTGTTTGATGCAGATGAAGAAGCCGGCTGTGCAGGAGGAAAGGAGTTCATGAAAAGACTAAGTTTTTCTGATGCAAAAATAGTAATTTGTGAGCCAACTGGTGGTGCTTTGGAAATAGGCCAAAAGGGGGTAATAGAGGTTAAAGTTAAATTCACAGGTCAAGCCTCTCACTCTAGTAGAACAAGTTACAAAAAGAATTTAGAAAGTAATGCTATTCACAAAGCTTTTCAAGCATTTAAAAAGCTTGAAGAATACGAAATGAATTTGGAAAAAAATGAGGACGAATTATTTGGCTTTCCTACTCAAGCAGTATGTATGATTCAGGGTGGCAGTGCTTCAAATGTTATTCCCGATGAATGTAATTTTGTTATCAATAGACGTATTTTACCAAGTGAAGACATTGAGTCTGTTGTGCAAGATATTATAAGTCTTTTGACAAAAGTGGATTCTCAAGTTCAAGTAGAAATAAGTTTTTTTGGTGAACCAAATTTATTAAATAAGGAAAGCCCCTTGTTTAATCAATCACAAAAAATTTCACAAGAAGTTTTGGGCGGTTATGACCTGAAGGTCACGCCGGGATGGACACAGGCAGGCTTATTTAAGAAATGGGGAGATTGTTTAATTTGGGGGCCAGGAAATCTAAGCCAGGCTCATATGGCCGATGAATATTGTGAAATCAATTTGTTGGACAAAATGGTGGAGTGTTATGAAAAACTAATAAAAGAAAATCAATGA
- the rpmG gene encoding 50S ribosomal protein L33 — translation MSQDNLIKLQCSECRSINYHSRRNKKKIKEKLILKKYCKKCKIHTSHKETK, via the coding sequence ATGTCACAAGACAATCTGATCAAATTACAATGTTCAGAGTGTCGAAGTATAAATTATCATTCACGACGCAATAAGAAAAAGATAAAGGAAAAATTGATACTGAAGAAATATTGCAAGAAATGTAAAATTCATACTTCGCACAAAGAAACAAAGTAA
- a CDS encoding GIY-YIG nuclease family protein has product MQKPYFVYLIESINHGYLYKGFTEISVFDRLKHHNDGRSKYTNKYKPWKLKFYCAFDDKIMALNFETYLKTASGIAFTNKRFIKK; this is encoded by the coding sequence ATGCAAAAACCCTATTTTGTTTATTTGATTGAAAGTATAAATCATGGATATTTATATAAGGGATTTACAGAAATTAGTGTTTTTGATAGACTGAAGCACCATAATGATGGAAGAAGTAAATATACGAATAAATACAAACCTTGGAAATTGAAATTTTATTGTGCATTTGATGATAAAATAATGGCTTTGAACTTCGAAACATATCTTAAAACTGCATCGGGTATTGCATTTACAAATAAACGTTTTATTAAAAAATAG